From the Carettochelys insculpta isolate YL-2023 chromosome 27, ASM3395843v1, whole genome shotgun sequence genome, one window contains:
- the TMEM59L gene encoding transmembrane protein 59-like, translated as MPGPGLRLLCLCLALPAAADPFAPQLGDTRACRERCAQPPGAAGDAVLNACYRGCRLFSICHFVDASAELNVTRAECESACLEAYSSTEEQLGCTTGCRKQLPETQSQKDQNLELPPASFSMFDLVSSFCSDIVSSAQSFISSTWTFYLQADDGKVVVFQSQPEIEYPVPEGPAPKLDLLEKPWPVSSPNTLKPHTGPQEKLENAPLKEPQSKPRAHLEAQPPEHDFLGCMSKRSGLPRCILAACLFLSILVMLWLSCASLVTAPDQHVKTQPLSINGDKEYLDGSGPFSLHPVIAVTVCPAEDNEEAGPLPVKVDLDKTVL; from the exons ATGCCGGGCCCCGGGCTgcgcctgctctgcctctgcctggcGCTGCCCGCCGCCGCCGACCCCTTCGCCCCGCAGCTGGGGGACACCCGCGCCTGCCGGGAGCGCTGCGCCCAGCCGCCAGGCGCAGCCGGG GACGCTGTGCTCAATGCCTGCTACCGTGGCTGCCGGCTGTTCTCCATCTGTCACTTCGTGGACGCCAGTGCCGAGCTGAACGTGACCCGAGCCGAGTGTGAATCAG CTTGTTTGGAAGCCTACAGCAGCACCGAGGAGCAGTTGGGCTGCACGACTggatgcaggaagcagctgcccGAGACGCAGAGCCAGAAAGACCAG AACCTGGAGCTGCCGCCTGCATCCTTCTCCATGTTTGACTTGGTCTCCAGCTTCTGCAGTGACATCGTCAGCTCTGCCCAGAGCTTCATCTCCTCCACCTGGACCTTCTACCTGCAGGCAGACGATGGCAAAGTGGTCGTGTTCCAG TCCCAGCCGGAGATCGAGTACCCAGTGCCCGAGGGGCCGGCACCCAAGTTGGACCTGCTGGAGAAGCCCTGGCCCGTCTCCAGTCCTAACACCCTGAAGCCTCACACAG GCCCCCAGGAAAAGCTGGAGAACGCCCCGCTGAAAGAGCCACAGAGCAAGCCCAGGGCACACCTGGAAGCCCAACCGCCAGAACACGACTTCCTGGGCTGCATGTCCAA GCGCTCAGGCCTTCCTCGCTgcatcctggctgcctgcctcttcctctccatCCTGGTGATGCTGTGGCTGAGCTGCGCCAGTCTTGTGACCGCCCCAGACCAGCACGTCAAGACCCAG CCGCTGAGCATTAATGGCGACAAGGAGTACCTGGATGGCTCAGGCCCCTTTTCCCTGCACCCCGTGATCGCTGTCACCGTCTGCCCGGCAGAGGATAACGAAGAGGCAGGGCCACTGCCAGTCAAGGTGGATCTGGACAAAACTGTGCTCTAG